A genomic segment from Aegilops tauschii subsp. strangulata cultivar AL8/78 chromosome 1, Aet v6.0, whole genome shotgun sequence encodes:
- the LOC109752864 gene encoding homeobox-leucine zipper protein ROC5-like, whose protein sequence is MDGEWPQYNSVVHNDLDPFMTSEHSHLLQHDHGDETYGLLGATANVGMIDNTNVVAGNQGNNNVKTYSEQRMETRRTNYHRLRREQIQELEAVFREIPYPDEKLRKSLSERLGMNAQQVKFWFQNHRSNSKGKTQRRETTTLKLENQMLKSDRQAIMSAMENSTCLKCRGAVVQTQDTSERQRLFKENMKLQEELRLAATHLKEGLQQNGMWPRLTRN, encoded by the exons ATGGACGGGGAGTGGCCGCAATACAACAGTGTTGTGCACAATGATCTTGACCCGTTCATGACAAGTGAACATAGCCACCTATTGCAGCACGACCATGGTGATGAGACATATGGTCTACTTGGAGCCACTGCCAACGTGGGAATGATTGATAATACCAATGTTGTTGCTGGAAACCAAGGAAACAACAATGTAAAAACCTACAGTGAGCAGAGGATGGAGACAAGGCGTACCAACTATCACCGTCTCCGCAGAGAACAGATCCAAGAACTTGAAGC TGTCTTCCGGGAAATCCCTTATCCTGATGAGAAACTCCGGAAGAGCCTTAGTGAGAGGCTCGGCATGAATGCCCAACAGGTCAAGTTCTGGTTCCAAAACCATCGCAGCAACAGTAAG GGCAAGACGCAAAGGCGGGAGACCACCACTCTTAAGTTAGAGAACCAGATGCTAAAATCTGACAGGCAAGCCATCATGTCGGCTATGGAAAATAGCACTTGCCTCAAATGCAGAGGGGCCGTGGTTCAAACTCAGGACACCTCAGAGCGCCAACGCTTGTTCAAGGAGAATATGAAGCTCCAGGAGGAACTTAGGCTTGCCGCCACCCATCTTAAAGAGGGTCTCCAACAAAATGGAATGTGGCCCCGATTGACCCGCAACTAA